From the Polaribacter huanghezhanensis genome, the window CTAAGAAGTTTTAGTCAATATATTGAACCAAGAACTTACAACCTTAAAGTAGTAGAAATGAAAGTTGATTATTTAGATCTTAAATTTCAGTACACATTAAAACTCGTTGATATGGATATGCAACGAAAAATAAGAAAGAAAACAATTAGAGAAGTTTTTAATTTTATTTCTAGTAAAAAAGAACTTCCCATCGCAAATCCATCATTATAAAACACAGCACTTGTACTTTAAATAAGTAAAATGATTACTTATTATATTATTAAAAACTTCTTTATAAAACAGTAAGGTTTTTCTTTTTAGTATCTTTGAAAAAATCAATTTTCAGATGAAAAAATTCCTTTTCTTTTTATTTGCAACTTCTATTGCTGTTGCACAAACCAACACAGAAGTATATCTTTTTGAATTAAACAATAGCAAAGGAAATTGGACTGTTGGTAACGGAAAAAACATTTCTAACAACCCGGGGTACGATAGTCAACCTTATTTTTATTCAAAAAATGCTGTTATTTTTTCATCAACCAGAAACAAGCAAACTGATATTGCAGAATACAATCTAAAAACTGGGAGCATTAAGTTTATCAATAGCACCCCAAATGGCGGAGAATATTCGCCACAGAGAATTCCAAAATCTAAAGATATTTCTGCGGTTAGATTAGATACTGATGGATTGCAACGTTTTTATAAATACAATTACAAAACAGGAAAGAGCACAGAAATTATTGCAGATTTAAAAGTGGCGTACCCAATGTGGTATGATAAAAATACTGCTATAAATGTTGTAATTGTTGGCGATGATTTAGATTTAATTGTAAGTGAATTAAAGCTGAAAAGAAATACAACTATTCAGAAAAAAGTTGGCAGATCTTTACACAAAGTTCCAAATACAACTTTTATAAGTTATATCAATAAAGAAAAAGAGCAATGGGAAGTTACTATGTTTAATCCTAAGAGTGGAGAACGAAGAAAAATTATTGAAACAGTTGGACAAAAAGAGGATGTTTGTTGGTTGCCAGACGGAACCTTATTGATTGCCGTTGGAAATACAATCATGAAATTTAATCCTGTAATTGATAAAAACTGGAGCGTTTTTCACACGTTTCCTAAAACTAAATTTAAAAATATTTCGAGAATTTTAGTAAACTCAAAAGGAACTCAATTGGCTTTAGTCTCTGATTAATGCACTCTTTTTTCGAAATACCCTTTTAAATAAATTAATTGAATTGCCATAAAAATTCCGAAAATCACTTAATAAAAGCCACTTCTAATTAGAAGTGGTTTTTATTTTTTATACATTCGTGTTTTAAATTTAAATCATGAGAAAAATAATTACCAGTATCGCTATCTGTTTTACCATTACTTTATCGGCACAAACAGATCAAAAAATCTACGACATTATAAATAATGTTTCTGCAGATAGAATTAAAAAAGATGTTAAAACACTTACAGAATTTGGAACAAGAAATACATTTTCTGACACCATTTCTAATACACGTGGAATTGGAGCAGCGCGTCGTTGGGTAAAATCAACCTTCGAAACAATTTCGAAAGATTGTAATAATTGCATCAACGTTTTTTATCAAAAAGATTTAGTTACCACTAAAATGAGTAAAAGAGTACCGCATGATGCTTGGATTGTCAATGTTGTAGCAGTACAAAAAGGAACAAAATACCCAAACAGATATATTATTATGAGTGGCGATATTGATTCTCGTGCAAGTAATGGATCTGATTTTACAACCGATGCTCCTGGCGCAAATGACAACGCTTCTGGATTGGCAGGAACCATAGAGGCTGCAAGAGTTTTATCGAAATATAAATTCGAAAATAGCATCATTTATCTTGGATTGTCTGGTGAAGAGCAAGGATTGTTTGGCGGCGCAGGTTTGGCAAAGTATGCAAAAGAAAAAGGGTGGGATATTATTGGTATTTTAAACAATGATATGATTGGTAATATTACTGGAGTAGATGGCGTAATTGATAATAGATCGTTTAGAATTTTCTCTGAACCAGTACCTGCAAACGAAACCGAAAGACAACGTAAAGCAAGACGTTTTTATGGTGGAGAAGTTGATGGAAATTCTCGTCAATTAGCTCGTTACATTCATAAAATGACAAAAACATACATGCCAGAAATGAATCCGATGATGATTTATCGTTTAGATCGATTTGGTCGTGGCGGACATCACAGACCTTTTAATGATTTAGGTTTTGCAGGAATCAGAATTATGGAGGCGCACGAAAACTACACACAACAACATCAAAATATTAGAGTAGAAAATGGCATTAAATATGGTGATACTTTTGAGCATGTAAATTTTGACTATGCAAAAAAATTAACCGCTGTAAATGCTATTACAATGGCAGGCATCGCTTCTGCTCCACCAGCACCAAAAGATGTTGGAATTGGAGGTGCAGTTCAAGCAGCTGTGAAATTAGAATGGGACAAAGTTGATGGCGCAAAAGGATATAAAATTTATTGGAGAGACACCACCTCTCCAACTTGGGATAAAAGCCGTTACGTAGGTG encodes:
- a CDS encoding M28 family peptidase, which encodes MRKIITSIAICFTITLSAQTDQKIYDIINNVSADRIKKDVKTLTEFGTRNTFSDTISNTRGIGAARRWVKSTFETISKDCNNCINVFYQKDLVTTKMSKRVPHDAWIVNVVAVQKGTKYPNRYIIMSGDIDSRASNGSDFTTDAPGANDNASGLAGTIEAARVLSKYKFENSIIYLGLSGEEQGLFGGAGLAKYAKEKGWDIIGILNNDMIGNITGVDGVIDNRSFRIFSEPVPANETERQRKARRFYGGEVDGNSRQLARYIHKMTKTYMPEMNPMMIYRLDRFGRGGHHRPFNDLGFAGIRIMEAHENYTQQHQNIRVENGIKYGDTFEHVNFDYAKKLTAVNAITMAGIASAPPAPKDVGIGGAVQAAVKLEWDKVDGAKGYKIYWRDTTSPTWDKSRYVGDVSRFLLEGIVVDNFFFGVAAVGKDGHESVVVFPSKIIRKW